The genomic stretch AATGAACCTCCCTGAGGATCTCTACTCAGGGAGGTCCTCTTGTGTGTCCTACATCCTCAAGAGGCAAGATTAATGAAAACCTGtgacagggctttcttggtagGGTCACCTCAGTTATGGAACTTCCTCCCAAAGTTAGTCAGATTGACTACATCCCTACTGAGCTTCcaagactatggctgcatctgtaccacataattaatgcagtttgacaccgctttgactgccctggctcaatgcgatgacattctgggatttgtcaatTTGTGTGATagttagcctcctctgtcagagcactgtagtgccacaacaaactacaaatcccaggattccataggatggagccatggcagttaaagtggaaccaaactgcattaattttgcagagtGGTAGCAGCCTGTCTTATTAATTTGTTCTTGGAACCAGTCTTGAGGTTAGCTTTTGGTGATGCATCAATTTGTTCTCAGagaatgttgattttttaaaaatctgtttcttacaagCATTTTAATCTATtgtgaaataatgtttttttaatctcttGTGCATTCCCATGGAAGCCTTGGAGGTCTGAGAGCTGATCAGTAGATTTAATaagtaaatattaaataataacagGAAATTAACTGGGCTATATATCACTAGAAAATAtgctttaatggtttttatttttacaaatggTTTTAACTATGCCATTTGTAATGTATGTTTTGATACtggtattatttaattatttttttaacttttataattaATGTTAccgttttatctttttttaattatggtaagccaccttgaatcctattttgggggAATGggaggatataaatcccataaacaaacaaataaataatagatcGATAGAACTTATAAAGTCAAGTGCTGTGTCTGTATTCCTGACCCAAGACAGTTTTTCTGTATTTCAGTGTAGAAGCCAATTTTATAActgacaaaacaaaatatttacaaattgGCTGATCAATCATAATAGATCTCCAACCAATAAATGCTAATCTCTCCCAGCTATTTATTGCGGAAAGAAGAAGTGGAATGCCTCCCATTCTGATGACTGACCAGCCCACaaggaagaaacaaaattaaaCCATGTTTTAAACCTTAAGGAGCTAGGTCTCAAGTTTATCTTGGGCACTGCAGGTGGTTCTGGTTGCTTGTTTTAAGACTTGGTTTTGCTCTGTCCCCTTTTCCAGCTTCTCCCGCACATTCCCAGAGTGGTGGCCGCCCTCAACAAGGAAAACTCCAATTCTGCGGCAAGCTGCTTGGAACAGCTGGCTGAGCTCATCCACTGCATGTTCTTCCGTTTCTCGGGATTCCCAGACCTCTACGAACCTGTCGTGGAGGCAATCAAAGTAAACACTTCCTTTTTGGTCTGCGTACCACAAACagtcggtgtgtgtgtgtgaattagaAGTGTTAAACTGAAATAAGGTGGACTCTTTACTATGAACAACTAAAAATAGGCTGGAATCCAGATCCACTGAGTCAGTGGGATTTACGCAGATAGGTTgactttctcccagcatgggacccaaggcagctgcaCCAATTCTCATAACAGGATTGTGATGTTGTGCAATCGAAATGCACATTGATGTGTAGTTTGCAGCCATGCACAAGCAGGAAACCAATGAGCAAgagtggatcacactccctcagaaggaggtggagtctccttcattggaggttttcaaaccAGGGTCtggttggggtgctttgattgtgtattcctgcatgttatggggttggatgggatggcctttggggtctcttccaactctacaattctatgatactaagttgaagtggtgttaaactgctttatttctgcagtgtggcagcagcccctaTCCAGCCCCATTGAGTGCTGCTGCTGGGGGGGAAAATTCAGTGGCTTCTATAGCAGAAGCAAGAACCCCAATAGTTGTGTGACCTCCAGTGAGTTGAGTAGAGGGAGATATATGGTGTGGCCCATCATCAACAGGAGGTTGTCCATATTTACTGTAGACTAGGTGCACGGAAGAGGTGAGAGGTTGCTCTCTGAAGCTGTCTTGTCATGTGTTTTTATTTGGTTGTGGTTTTGGAAATACTTCTGCTGAGACGTTTAGTCTACAAAGTGGGAGGAAATGACCAAATATTTCAACAGTAATTCCACATACAGTAAAAGGTGACCCAAAAAGCACTTTGTTTTTTACTTTCAAAATACAGTAATTGCATCTCTCTCTCCAAATTAAGAAGAACGTTAGGGCATGGTGTGACAGAGAATAACTGTTGTGATTGATATAATTGATAAATGggtaccatagaatcatagagttggaacagaccactagggccatccagtccagatcCTATAAAAAGCAGAATAAGGTATTAGCAGTGTACAAGGGAGAGTTTGAGAaagtgatttgtttgtttgttttggatgatAGTTCCTGGTTGaaagatttctgggaactgtcatctaagaagtaactttcccaagttggAAAATTATAAATTTGGCAAAAAGGACCTGAAATGTTCTGCATTTGCAGTCTTGGCAAGATGAATACAAGTTGTTAAAATGGCCTGAtaacagacaaaaataaaaaatacttgaTGTGACTCCACAGactaattgtatttttatttttatttttgcttactTTATTCTCCAAAGGCTCTTCCAATTCCAAATGAAGACCGGATAAAACACTTGCTTGGACAAAATGCTTGGACCTCACAGAAGAACGAATTAGCCTGTTTTTACCCTCGTCTGGCTTCCAAATCTGAAACAGGGAAAATAGGATTGATCAACTTGGGGAACACCTGCTATATGAACAGCATCATCCAAGCACTCTTCATGGCCTCAGAGTAGGTTTTATACCTTCCTTTCTGCTTTTGTTTCCCAAACTTTAAACAATAGGTTTAGTTGTTTCTGTATTTATTACATATATCATATTTGCTGATGGAACTTGGCTGTAATGCCACAGAATATACATAGTTTTGAATCTCCAGAGCAGGTAAATCTTCCCTTGCCAGTAAAACCcagggctgggggggggagggcttttaaaaaatcaccctcAAACCATGTTTTTTactttgtttaaaacatttttggctTAAACcagctttttatttttgcattcgtgttttattaacaaacaaaaaaagattgAATTCTGCTTATAATAGTACCGTGGAACATTATTTCCTGTATTAGAAAGCTTTATCaatcatatttaatattttctaaCATTAACAACCCAAAGTTATTGGGTGTtatatgatttacatctttcaataaaattTTACAAATGATATTGACAAATTGGTAACCTGTATATTGGAGTTTAGGACTGCaacaatataggactaaatcagaaaattaagtacgGTAGTAAAATGCCATTTAGATTCAGTGGCCACTAAGGTAAATGATAAGTGCTCTTTtcaagcaagttgttttggttcaACTTATATtaactgaaggattttttttaatggcatttcttgtaaaataaagtgattaaaaagaagcaactgacactggttACTGGTCTAATAGTGAACAACTGTCAATCAATTGTTAAAGTTAAAGTTTAAGTTCAATCTGTCATTGTTttccagtaagagggttggaaaatagtaatggCAGCTTGTACATTTTGGCTTGGACATAGTCACCGTACACTTGAAAGTAAAGCTCCTATTCATGGTTTTGATGGATTGAGGCTCCTTTGAACTCCAATAACTCAGTAGGTTTACCAATtacttttaatgtttaaaaattttCCTTTCAAGCTTCAGGCATTCCGTGATGAATTTAGCAGAGAACAATTCCCAGCCCTTGATGGCGAAGCTTCAGTGGTTGTTTGCCTTTCTAGAGCACAGTCAGGTAATTTCAATAAGTGTATGAATAATTCTAGCCCTTCTGTAATGCTTGCTGACTGTTCCAGATATATCCAGTTATTTTTTAGTTATTTATGAGTAGCATTTATATGCCCTACTCTTCAGCTGAAAAAAGCTCTTAGAGCAGCTTAAATATCAatagagtcagccctccacagttgtggctttgacttttgcagatctgattatttgtggatttgattaatatgttatctctaggaatctctaggtccttcagcgcaactctgtggtcaacatctaccagagcttgaccatagagttgtgctgaaggacctagagattcctagagtgaacacttctctaggcacttgtagatcctccatcatgattctatggttaacaTTTggcggacgttgaccatagagttgcactcgAGGAAGTAGcaatttctagagaggtgttatcttgGGTAGAAAAAAAAgtggatttttatttgcatttctccCCACTttccacaggggtcctgtgtccctaacacCAGCGAGCATCCTCATTTTAGCTAACTTATCTAACATTATCTAACTTAAATGCACAAGAAAAGAGGACacatgtaaagtcaaaggctttcatggctggcatccatagttttttgtgggttttttgggctatgtggccatgttctagaagattttcttcctgacgtttcaccagcatctgtggctggcatcttcagagactgcttgcctggaaaaagttgggtgtatatatactgtgtgagcctgagaatgcaggagtgatttgcatgtgtattgttctgttgctgatggccagcctcaggctgagaggctaatgcaaaagaggactagtgtctgctaattggtgatcattatctgctgggaaagcccctgactctgaatggtttcccatttgcatttgctgagtccttattttgctattcttcaggactggtagccaaattttgttcactttcacagtttcttctttccggttgaaattgtccagatgtttgtggatttcaatggcttccctgtgcatcctgacatggtagtggttggcatggtccagaatttcaatgttttcaaacagtggcagaacatgccacaaactatcctgggcataaaatactattaTTTTACACACCCACTTTTtctaggcaaacattctctgaagatgccatccacagatgctggcaaaacgtcaggaagaaaatcttctagaacatggccacatagcccaaaaaacccacaaaaaacaaaagaggacACAGTTTCCCTGGCATTTGAAAGATAAATAACAAATCTTCTGAGTATAAATATAAGGCAGCTTTCTATATcctgtatataaaaatattttcccccatcTCTACCAGCGGCCTGCCATCTCACCTGAAAGCTTTTTCTTGGCATCATGGCCTCCCTGGTTCACAAGGGGAGCACAACAAGACTGTTCCGAATACTTGAAGTACCTACTTGATCGGTAAGTTAATCTCTGTCTTGGAAGAGAGGAGCAGAATTTCTGAACCTACAAATTCCTGTCTGGTCGAGCACACATTTTAGTCTATTGAAACAACACCAGCAAAGTCCTAAACCAGTTGCTATTCCAGGCAAgaagagacccattgaatcaatgggaacttggaaAGTCAACACTTTGTTAAAATCTACTGATCCAGTGGTTTGGTTCTGGTTGATAGTAAACAACTGGATTTACTTCAGAGTCTACCACACATGTCTTTGTTCGTTGTTTATCAATGGCAATTTATTAtgacataataacaataaatattatttttgtgatgCCATTAATTTATTCTGGATGTATACAGCATGTTGGTGCATTTTGACtaagactatggctgcatctacactgcagaaataatgcagtttgacactgtcttAACTTctacagctcaatgctatggaattctgggtttgtagttttgcgagatatttcaccacctctgtcagagagctctggtgttacaacaaactacaaatgcaagacttcataagatggagccatgacagttaatatggtgtcaaactccatCAATTCTGCAGCAGCCTACTACTTATAAACATCTCATGTGAGAGTGAACTGCATGCACATAAATATTACTTCATTCTGGCATTAGCAGGAGGGTTTTTGTCATAATTTTCTTAgtgtattttctttttccccaCACTTCCCAAAAAGGCTGCATGAAGAAGAGAGAACGGGAAGAAGAATTTACCAGACTCTCAAAGGGTCCACACTGACACCTCAGGCTGACCAACTGCATTCTCTGAACAAGACTCTAGTTGAAAAGATGTTTGGAGGCAAAATTAAGACAAAAATTCGTTGTCTGAAGTGCCTAAAAGTCTCTTCCAGGGAAGAGGCCTTCACAGACCTTTCCTTGGCATTTCCACCAGCAGATAAGCATGTGCCTACACCTGTTGGCAGTGCCTCATTTTTACCTGTGGAAGAAATGGGCCCACAGACCACTCATCCCATCACAGAAGCTCAGTCTAGGCTGAGTGATTCACCAAGGAGGTTGGAGAAGTTTACTGTGCCTGGAATAATCTCCTCCAAAACGTTGCCAGTTGAAACTTTGAGACCAGAAGGACAAGAGATAACTTTCCCTTTGGGATCTGACTGGGATGCTGCTGGTGCAAAGCCCAAAGAAGACTCAACGTTGGCCATGAAGGAGCAGGTTTGTGGTCCTGAGCCTTCCAGATCAGTCCCTGATTTGATCAATTATTTCTTATCGCCTGAGATGCTGACAGCGGAGAACCGTTATCACTGTGAAAACTGTGCCTCCCTTCAGGATGCAGAGAAGCTGGCTGAACTGACAGAGGGACCGCACTACCTCATCCTCACTTTGTTGAGGTTCTCCTTTGACCTGAGAGTCATGCGGAGAAAGAAGATCCTTGACAACATCTCCGTCCCCTTGGTGTTGAAGCTGCCAGTTCTGACACCCTCCGAAGAACTGTGTGACACTGATCCCATGAGGAACGGTGGGCATGCTTCATCATGCAAGCGCTTTGCTTCGGTGGTGTACGATCTTTGCAGCGTGGTGGTACATTCTGGGGTCTCCTCGGAGAGCGGCCATTACTATTGTTACGCCAGGGAATGCGAGGACACCATCACCAAACGTGACCCAAAGGAGGCTTCTTGGAGCATTGTCTCAGAGAAACCTCCAGACCTCGCAATTCAGTGGTATCTTTTCAATGACACCAGAGTTTCCTTCTCATCATTTGAGTCAGTTAGCAATGTCACCTCCTTCTTACCCAAGGACACAGCTTATCTGCTCTTTTATCGACAGAGGACCATGCAGTCCGTAAACGTGAAGTCTGAGGCAGCTGTAGAATCTGGCTGGGTGAATGGAGATTTGCACTCTCCAGACAAAAGCCTGATGGAAGCCATTGCAAAGGATAACATCCTCTTTCTGCAGGTGATATTGACTAGCACCATATGTTATTTTTACGATTACAGActgccctccatattcacagacttttaatctacagattcaaccatccacatctatGCCACAAtagcgtagtaaaatggtgttccttataaaaaatggcaaaatcaagatttgctgttAGGAATATATATTCAGTCGGCCCTCAGTATCCTCAGGGggtccgttccagacccccctgcagataccaaagtccacagatgctcaagtcacattgttcccaatggtggtcaCTGGTTGGAGGGAGCCATCAGTTACTTGGTCGTTGGCCAGCCCAACTCCCCAAGTGATTGACAACTCCCTCTGACCAGTGGTTAACGAAAATGTGGGAGAACCGGGTGCAGAAGCAGCCTGGCAGGCATCTCCCTGGCAACTGCAGCAATCCACAGGTTTACTGTTTTTGTTCTGGCAGAGTAAATTCTATGGTCTTCCGAGCCCTTGGCACAGAGGCAGGTAAGAAGTCCtcttgtccctaatggtggtgcagctgtgtggtcgtgccaccattggggccaatgcaggcttgccatctgcagatgcttgaatccacagtTCGGAAGTCTGTGGATACCGAGGAccaactgtgtatgtgtgtgtgcgtgcacgtgtgtgtgtgtgtgtgtgtgtgtgtgtgtgtatatatatatatatatatatatattcctaaaaacaaatcttgattttgccattttatatggcacagtggttaaatgcctgtactgcagccattcactcacaaaccacaaggttgttgagttcagttccagccaggggcttagggtcgactcagccttgcatccttctgagttcgctaaaatgattacccagcttgttgggggcaattcgcttacacattgtaaaccacttagggagtgcttaatgcactgataagtgatatagaaatat from Sceloporus undulatus isolate JIND9_A2432 ecotype Alabama chromosome 3, SceUnd_v1.1, whole genome shotgun sequence encodes the following:
- the USP35 gene encoding ubiquitin carboxyl-terminal hydrolase 35; its protein translation is MDKILEAIMMSSYPDHMKQGLVRRVIEASKQSMDSEQCWVMLELSTKLFLVGDTKFKRSVGKDVLEVYGLYHREVFEEFFNVRFLLSLLQEGYGPLGKTSLYVFDYIHLGLAFVLDSPSANDIFSLLRTEVLRKVCERPGLKQCVKISKLLIQYPQCIPTGKRQALFCQQLIRCIGQFRTTSGREEAIVDFLDHVIKVGLLLQKIWKTQVSSILPSLKELFAIISSSEDQDPPSIALASVVQYVPLELMDGILRNLTNDDSITDVQMMMAIGRMIEWVSWPLGKNIDKWIIALLKGLAAVKKFSILIEVTLSKIERVFSKLLYPILREGALSILRYMLLSFQHSHEAFHLLLPHIPRVVAALNKENSNSAASCLEQLAELIHCMFFRFSGFPDLYEPVVEAIKALPIPNEDRIKHLLGQNAWTSQKNELACFYPRLASKSETGKIGLINLGNTCYMNSIIQALFMASDFRHSVMNLAENNSQPLMAKLQWLFAFLEHSQRPAISPESFFLASWPPWFTRGAQQDCSEYLKYLLDRLHEEERTGRRIYQTLKGSTLTPQADQLHSLNKTLVEKMFGGKIKTKIRCLKCLKVSSREEAFTDLSLAFPPADKHVPTPVGSASFLPVEEMGPQTTHPITEAQSRLSDSPRRLEKFTVPGIISSKTLPVETLRPEGQEITFPLGSDWDAAGAKPKEDSTLAMKEQVCGPEPSRSVPDLINYFLSPEMLTAENRYHCENCASLQDAEKLAELTEGPHYLILTLLRFSFDLRVMRRKKILDNISVPLVLKLPVLTPSEELCDTDPMRNGGHASSCKRFASVVYDLCSVVVHSGVSSESGHYYCYARECEDTITKRDPKEASWSIVSEKPPDLAIQWYLFNDTRVSFSSFESVSNVTSFLPKDTAYLLFYRQRTMQSVNVKSEAAVESGWVNGDLHSPDKSLMEAIAKDNILFLQEQEKEARSRSAYISALPKSPLWWKDFNGDDDDGASGGCGHDPGGGSSGSFHGLVF